The following proteins are encoded in a genomic region of Arcobacter suis CECT 7833:
- a CDS encoding transglutaminase-like domain-containing protein: MQRRTFLKTTAIFSSAVLLTPNFAFAKEENPFGITSKPRKFSIKNNYVINPSPDLAQAWIPLPKDESYHKVIDFSYKGNFDEAKVVKNEYDTRVLYVKWNKGEKNRELEVSFDVIMQERTTDFSKATSNTNYPSDIKVYLEGTTHIPVIPSLQEYAKNITKDAKTPLQKAQAIYDWTVTTMYRDESIIGCGIGDAKKTIEEKIYGGKCTDISSVFVALLRNVGIPAREIFGNRAGQSKISNACGKADEKGFANITGAQHCRAEFYIDGLGWVPADPADVTKVRLAEKLTNEDQKIKDVKKYFFGSWEMNWVAFNSARDFILTPKPTQYPLNMLGYPYAEIGEDALDYYNAKAFSYTYSSQERV; encoded by the coding sequence ATGCAAAGAAGAACATTTTTAAAAACAACAGCTATATTCTCAAGTGCTGTTTTATTAACTCCTAATTTTGCTTTTGCAAAAGAAGAAAATCCATTTGGAATTACAAGTAAGCCAAGAAAATTTTCAATTAAAAATAATTATGTAATTAATCCTAGTCCAGATTTAGCACAAGCATGGATTCCTCTTCCAAAAGATGAAAGTTATCATAAGGTTATAGATTTTAGCTACAAAGGTAACTTTGATGAAGCAAAAGTTGTAAAAAATGAGTATGACACAAGAGTTTTATATGTAAAATGGAACAAAGGTGAAAAAAATAGAGAATTAGAGGTTTCTTTTGATGTTATTATGCAAGAAAGAACAACAGATTTTTCTAAAGCAACTTCAAATACAAACTATCCAAGTGATATAAAAGTTTATTTAGAAGGAACAACTCACATTCCTGTAATCCCTAGTTTACAAGAATATGCAAAAAATATTACAAAAGATGCTAAAACTCCATTACAAAAAGCTCAAGCTATTTATGATTGGACAGTTACAACTATGTATAGAGATGAAAGTATAATTGGTTGTGGAATTGGTGATGCTAAAAAAACTATTGAAGAAAAAATATATGGTGGAAAATGTACAGATATTAGTTCTGTTTTTGTAGCACTCTTAAGAAATGTAGGAATTCCAGCTAGAGAAATATTTGGAAATCGTGCAGGACAATCTAAAATTTCAAATGCTTGTGGAAAAGCAGATGAAAAAGGTTTTGCAAATATAACTGGTGCACAACATTGTAGAGCAGAGTTTTATATAGATGGTTTAGGTTGGGTTCCAGCAGATCCTGCTGATGTAACAAAAGTAAGACTTGCAGAAAAATTAACAAATGAAGACCAAAAAATCAAAGATGTTAAAAAATATTTCTTTGGTTCATGGGAAATGAATTGGGTTGCATTTAATAGTGCAAGGGATTTTATTTTAACTCCAAAACCAACTCAATATCCATTAAATATGTTAGGTTATCCTTATGCTGAAATTGGTGAAGATGCTCTTGATTATTATAATGCAAAAGCATTTTCGTATACTTATTCTTCACAAGAGAGAGTATGA
- a CDS encoding transporter, translating into MRKEGFMIMGAVFTALLSTLCCLPAFLFLFFGISSGVLSYFTTLEYSRIPLVILTVIFLIFAFRNLKQKISCKCSKKEVYKQCFYFLIFFFVIVTLLLYSEFLPLFME; encoded by the coding sequence ATGAGAAAAGAAGGATTTATGATAATGGGTGCAGTTTTTACTGCACTATTATCAACACTTTGTTGTTTACCTGCTTTTTTATTTCTATTTTTTGGAATATCAAGTGGAGTTTTAAGTTACTTTACAACTTTAGAGTATTCAAGAATTCCCCTTGTTATTTTGACAGTTATTTTTCTTATTTTTGCTTTTAGAAATTTAAAACAAAAAATCTCTTGCAAATGTTCAAAAAAAGAAGTTTATAAACAATGTTTCTATTTTTTAATTTTCTTTTTTGTAATAGTTACTTTGCTTTTATATTCTGAATTTTTACCTTTATTTATGGAGTAG
- a CDS encoding heavy-metal-associated domain-containing protein, protein MKTLFLLFIFWLSLNASNISVIKVEGMHCPLCTTAVKKAVNDLEGIEKVSARLNTKEVTVTYSEKVTLNQILEAIKTTSYTGIEISTIKE, encoded by the coding sequence GTGAAAACTTTATTTCTTCTTTTTATATTTTGGTTATCTTTAAATGCAAGTAATATAAGTGTGATAAAAGTAGAAGGAATGCATTGTCCTCTTTGTACAACAGCCGTTAAAAAAGCTGTAAATGACCTTGAGGGTATAGAAAAAGTAAGTGCTAGATTAAATACAAAAGAAGTAACTGTTACTTATTCTGAAAAAGTTACTTTAAATCAAATTTTAGAAGCTATAAAAACCACCTCTTACACAGGTATTGAAATATCTACGATTAAAGAGTGA